The window GCCATCCAACGCGAAAATCGCAAAGCCAGTCAACTCCGCCCAGGCGACACCAAAGACCTGGGCCGGACGAACACTGGTACGTAAGCGAGGAAACTGTCTCGCGAAGTTTCCCGGTCAGGATGTTGCTGCCAGCCAGCAATTCCTCTCCCTGGCCACAGCCGCGCTTCAGTATTGTCGGTTGGTTTGAAATTCAGGTGACCGGAGCGCCCGCCTCTCGCGCTCCCTTCGCAATCGTCACCCATCACGGAAGGTGGGGTCGGGATTCCTTCGCGCGGCAAGCGATCGTCCCGGCCCCCGTCTCGGCTTTCGACTTGAAACTCGCTTGTAACAAGTCGATCACCAACAGTTGAATCCCCTGCGAGTTCGGCTACGTTAGGTTGGCCGCAGGAATTCCGTCGCGGAAGCTCCGTTGCGGCCCTCTCCTCTCTGGGGCCAGCCGATGAACACCGCGTTTCGCTTCTGCTGTTTCATGTTGCTCGCGCTCGTTTTACTCGCGCTCGGTGCATCTGCCGCCGAATACAAGAACTTCGACGATGCCCTGCGTGAAGGGACGAAGCTCGCGCGCGACAAGCAGTTCGCCGAGGCGCAAACCGCGCTCGAGACGGCGCTCACACTCGCCAAAGATGATGAAGCGCGCTTGAAGGCTTATCAGGCGCTCGTTGTCCCTTACCGCCAGCTTCCTGAGATCGACAAGATGCTGGTCGCGCAGGACTTTATCATCGCACACAGCGATCAGCGTTCTCGGCGCTCGTTGGCCGCTCGCGATCTCGCTTCGTTCCTGCACCAGCGCGGCAAAGTCGATACCGCCGTCGAACGCTACGAAGCTCGCCTGCAAAAGGATCCGCGCGATCTGCTCGCTCTCAACGTCCTGGCCGTCATTCACAAGAACATTCGCGACGACAAATTGAAAGGGAGCGAGTTTCAGCAGCGGCTGGAATCGGTCAATCTCGAGTGGGCCGAAAAACTCGCCCTGAAACACGAAGCAGCCGCCGCGGCGGCCACGCAGTTGCAAGCCTGGCACTGGAAAGAGGCGGCCCTTGCCTGGGTCGATGCCAACGACAAAGAGAAAGCTCTCATCGCCGCGAAGAAGTCAGCCAGCGCTCCGCCGGAAATGCGATCCGACATTCTCGCGTTCTACTGGCGCGAAGGCTTGGGCCAGGCGTTTCTCAAGGCGGGCGATGCTAAGTCAGCGATCACCCATCTCGAAGCCGCGGCCACTCTCGCGCCGAGTAAGATCCATCGGGATGAAGTGGAAAAGAAGATTGCCGAGGCGAAGGGAACTCCATAGACGAGCCACGGAGCGACTCGGCTATGAATTCAGCCACAGCTCTTTGAACCACTTCAGCTCCGTCGCAATTCCGTCGGCGAGTTCCGCAGGCCGCAGTTCTTTCGGCAGCACGGTCCAGGCGTAGGTTTCCACTTCGTAGTGCCGGCAGTTGCTGTATTCCCACGCGGCTTGCAGGCATTGGCCGATTTGTTCTTGCGTCGACGACAGCCTGCCAAGCTCTTGCTGATAGATGGGAACATGGAAATGGATCCGCCATTCCCCCAGCGATCGGCCTTGCCGCAGATTTTCCTGCAGCAGTTGGCTTTCGCCGGCGAGGGCGAGATGCAGGTCTTCGTAGAAAACGTCTTCGTCGATTCCTTCTTCATTCACGCGGCGAACGGAAGTTTGGTGCAAGTACCGCGGCTCGTTAAAGCTCGATAGATCGTTCAGCGGAATACTCGCCGCCGTGGGCCGTTCGAGGGCATTGAGATCCATCCGCAGCGCGGCCGAAACCTGGATCTTGCCGACCTCGATGCCGGCATCCTGGTACCGCCGCAGCACATCGTCCTGATCTTCAAACATGACGGCTGCGTGGCAAACGTCATGACAAAGGCGGATGTGCCGGCGAACAATCTCTTCATCCTCGCCGCGAAACAGGTTCCACTGGAAGAAGTGAATCGCGTCATCGGCCAACGAGAACACGCAGCCGGGCTCAGGCTCGATGCAGATATAAATCAACCGGCCGGTCCGTTGTTCCAGATCATGCAGGTAATGTGCGACCTGCTTGAGCTGCGCCGCCGCGAGTTGATTCTGCTCGCGATCGGGGCACGGCTGCCCCCAGCCGATCGGCAGCGTCGAGATGCTTCCTTCCTCACCGGCCGGCAGCAACGCGTGCAAAATGTCGATCAGTTGCAGCGTGTAAGCGAGTCGATCGGCATCCCACCAGGTCGGATGATACACACGATGCTTGACCACCTGCTGGTGAAAGTCGCCGTACGGAAAACCGTTGAACGTATACGGCAGCAAACCTTGATCGCGCAGCCAACCGGCAAACGCATCGACTTGTTTTGTCTGCACTAGTTCTCGCGCGCTGGCAGCCGACAACCACAGGCCGATCCCCATCGGCGCGTCGGGCGAATACAGCTGCTTCACGCGAAGCGCATGCTTCTGCAAGTTCGCACGAGTCTCGTCAAGATTCGCGCCGGCGTGAACGTTGGTGCAATAACCAAGAGTGGGAAGCGGAGGCATGAGTGCGGCGCGGAGGGATGAAGGTGGAAGAGAGGAAGGGATGAAGAGAAATACAACGGAATGATTGGAGTCGCCGAATGTTGCTTCAGCTCTTCGTCTCTTCCTCTCTTCGTCCCTCTCCAGCCATCCTAACAAACTCGCAGTGACGCGCGCTACGCGGCTTTCCGCACTAACCGTTCGATCGTCTGCACCAGCGGGCCGTAATGAAACGGCTTGGCAATGAAACGATTGGAGGAAGTCGATTGATCTGGGCGAATCGTACCGAGCACAATCAAGCCGCTGTTCGGCTGGCGGGTTTCGGCGGCGAACTCGTTTTGCAAACGATCGTCGACGGCCGGTTGATCGAAGTCGAGCACAATCACATCAGGCCGTTCCTCGCGAGCTAGTTCGAGCCCCCGCTGCGGCTCGTCGGCTTCAAAAATCCGCAGGCCGCGCAGCTGCAAAATGGTCGCCAGCACTTCGCGAGTCTCTGGCGAAGGCTCGACCAACAGCACGCTGGGAGAATCGGTATTGGGAACGATATGCACGGCAGGCTCC is drawn from Anatilimnocola floriformis and contains these coding sequences:
- the eboE gene encoding metabolite traffic protein EboE translates to MPPLPTLGYCTNVHAGANLDETRANLQKHALRVKQLYSPDAPMGIGLWLSAASARELVQTKQVDAFAGWLRDQGLLPYTFNGFPYGDFHQQVVKHRVYHPTWWDADRLAYTLQLIDILHALLPAGEEGSISTLPIGWGQPCPDREQNQLAAAQLKQVAHYLHDLEQRTGRLIYICIEPEPGCVFSLADDAIHFFQWNLFRGEDEEIVRRHIRLCHDVCHAAVMFEDQDDVLRRYQDAGIEVGKIQVSAALRMDLNALERPTAASIPLNDLSSFNEPRYLHQTSVRRVNEEGIDEDVFYEDLHLALAGESQLLQENLRQGRSLGEWRIHFHVPIYQQELGRLSSTQEQIGQCLQAAWEYSNCRHYEVETYAWTVLPKELRPAELADGIATELKWFKELWLNS
- a CDS encoding response regulator; amino-acid sequence: MHIVPNTDSPSVLLVEPSPETREVLATILQLRGLRIFEADEPQRGLELAREERPDVIVLDFDQPAVDDRLQNEFAAETRQPNSGLIVLGTIRPDQSTSSNRFIAKPFHYGPLVQTIERLVRKAA
- a CDS encoding tetratricopeptide repeat protein, translating into MNTAFRFCCFMLLALVLLALGASAAEYKNFDDALREGTKLARDKQFAEAQTALETALTLAKDDEARLKAYQALVVPYRQLPEIDKMLVAQDFIIAHSDQRSRRSLAARDLASFLHQRGKVDTAVERYEARLQKDPRDLLALNVLAVIHKNIRDDKLKGSEFQQRLESVNLEWAEKLALKHEAAAAAATQLQAWHWKEAALAWVDANDKEKALIAAKKSASAPPEMRSDILAFYWREGLGQAFLKAGDAKSAITHLEAAATLAPSKIHRDEVEKKIAEAKGTP